The Tolypothrix sp. PCC 7712 region AAAAGTTCTGCCTGATCTAAGTCATCTACTTCGATAACTCGGTGTTCTCGCAATGAAGGGTAGGGATTAATTGTTTCCAATTCTGGATTGACTAATCGTAAAATTCGCAGGGGGGTTTTGATGACAGACACATCATTGTTGTCCAACCCTGATTGCGAATTTGCTGGTGTCGCACAGAGAGTTTCTAACAGTGGTACCAACGCTTGATGCTGCACTGGTAAGCTTAAAAAACCATCGGCTCTGTTAGCGAATGCTTGGTCTTTTTCGGCTCCTGTTGCTGTCACAATCAAAGGAATGTGGCGAGTTACTGTATCAGATTTGAGCAAGGTGAGTACATCCCAACCTGATAAAAGTGGTAGCAACGGATTTAAGAATATAGCCTTTGGTTGCAGGCGACGGGCTTTTTCTACTGCTTCTGTTCCCGATCGCGCAATCACTACGCGGTAACCTAAACCTTTGAGCTGGTCTGTTAAATCTTCAATATATCGGGCTACTGCCTCAACTACTAATACCAGCCTTTTCGAGGATGCTGCTTGTGGTGTAGCTGTGTTGACTAGCTGATGTGCTGATGTGGTGCGGCCAATTGTCCTGGTATTGGCTGTATCAGTGTAATCTATATTTTCCTCCTCTTGTTCAGAAAAGCCTGTTTTGGGTGGACTAGGTGGTAAAAGCAGTGTAAATTGGCTGCCTTTACCTTCCCGCGACAGGAAGCTCACATCCCCACCATGCAGTCTGGCTAAGGCTCTAGTTAAGACTAATCCTAAACCGGTGCCTTCAAATTGCCTTGTGAGGGGATTTTCCAGTTGTTGGAATTTTTGAAAGATTAAATGTTGCTGGTGTTCGGGAATACCGATGCCTGTATCCCAGATTGTAAAGGCGATCCACCCTTCCCAACGACTCACCCGCAAGCCAATTTCTCCAGATTCTTCAGTAAATTTAAAGGCATTGGAAAGCAAGTGTACCAACATTTGCCGTAGGCGTAATTCATCTGCCACCATCTGTTCTAAACCTGGTTCAATGACTATGCTCAATTGATGTTCCCGGGAACGGTTAGCTGGTGATGGGGTAGTAGTTTTCGGTTTACTGCTTTGATTTTGGATGGCTTTGGCTTCGGATAGGGCGCGATCGCAAACTGACTGAATGTTAACTGGAGCTAGGGTCAGATCCATCTGCCCTGTTTCCATCCGGGTTAAATCTAAAATATCATTGACGACACTCATCAAATGTCGTCCGCTTTGATGAATTAGTCCCGCATAACGGGCTTGACGTTCGTTTAATTCTCCTAATTGCTGATCTACTAACAACCGTGATAACCCTAAAACAGCCGTTAGGGGTGTTTTTAATTCATGACTAATACAAGCTAAAAACTCATCTTTTAAGCGATTTAATTGAATGAGATCGGCATTTTTAGCTGCTAATTCTTTACTTAGCTGCTGTTGCTCGGTTACGTCAGTAGCTAATACTAACCACAAATCATCAGTGTTAATATTTAAATCTTGATTACTCAGCGTAATTTCTGTATCAGAATTTAAAACTTTTAACTCTGGAGTATCTAAAGGAATTTTGGCAAATTGCCATACTCGCTCTTGACCATTTTGCACCTCAACAATGCAGGTGCAAGTACCCATTTGGCTGTCCCAGAAGCATTGGCTGGATGATGCATCTGGAGAATTCTGTTGCTCGTGCAGGTTGTTTGTCGATAATGAGTTAGATGGTAAGTTGCCAGGCAAGCCTTCTCTCAAAAAGTGAGGAGTAGCAGCTTCAGATCCTAGTTTGCGCTTTGGTGTGATGGTTTCTCTTCTCAGAGATAAGCTATTGTCATCCACCTGCAATTGGATCGGTATGGCTTGCTCTTCTTGACTATAAGCACGATCCCCTGCACAAGGATAACGCTGATTGACTTGGGGGATGACATACTCTGGCTGTTTAACTCTGCTGGGGGTGAGTATCCTCTCCACCTGTCGCCTGACTGCTTCTGGATCTTTCAATATCCCTAATTGTTGCCACCACGCTGGATTTTGGGTTACTACTTCTCCCGTACCAGTTTGCAACATCAAAGGCCAAGGCAATCGTTCCAATAATTGCACTAGTGGCTGATAAACTGCTGTTTGCTGTTGATTTGGTAGCTGTAGAGGTGATTGTGTGACAATGGCAACCTCTTCTCTGGTGTCATCTTCTACATACTCAGAAATTGCCACTTGCTGACGCGCTAATAATGCCAATAGCCGCGAGCTATCTAGCAAACCTACAAATTTGCCATCAGGATCGACGA contains the following coding sequences:
- a CDS encoding ATP-binding protein, with protein sequence MSMLQYPLYDFLATVPICIETSTLAMVLEIFEKEQCDRVVVVNQQQCPVGLLHSARCIQKLLAAVGGDRLNVQQPITNFALSLIEPIQTIPAVERVEQFALFLRYQQTQINHNNFNWALVDPDGKFVGLLDSSRLLALLARQQVAISEYVEDDTREEVAIVTQSPLQLPNQQQTAVYQPLVQLLERLPWPLMLQTGTGEVVTQNPAWWQQLGILKDPEAVRRQVERILTPSRVKQPEYVIPQVNQRYPCAGDRAYSQEEQAIPIQLQVDDNSLSLRRETITPKRKLGSEAATPHFLREGLPGNLPSNSLSTNNLHEQQNSPDASSSQCFWDSQMGTCTCIVEVQNGQERVWQFAKIPLDTPELKVLNSDTEITLSNQDLNINTDDLWLVLATDVTEQQQLSKELAAKNADLIQLNRLKDEFLACISHELKTPLTAVLGLSRLLVDQQLGELNERQARYAGLIHQSGRHLMSVVNDILDLTRMETGQMDLTLAPVNIQSVCDRALSEAKAIQNQSSKPKTTTPSPANRSREHQLSIVIEPGLEQMVADELRLRQMLVHLLSNAFKFTEESGEIGLRVSRWEGWIAFTIWDTGIGIPEHQQHLIFQKFQQLENPLTRQFEGTGLGLVLTRALARLHGGDVSFLSREGKGSQFTLLLPPSPPKTGFSEQEEENIDYTDTANTRTIGRTTSAHQLVNTATPQAASSKRLVLVVEAVARYIEDLTDQLKGLGYRVVIARSGTEAVEKARRLQPKAIFLNPLLPLLSGWDVLTLLKSDTVTRHIPLIVTATGAEKDQAFANRADGFLSLPVQHQALVPLLETLCATPANSQSGLDNNDVSVIKTPLRILRLVNPELETINPYPSLREHRVIEVDDLDQAELLARVWQFDVVLLDVETPVAQAYLQQLSQHPRLAALPLVTCDVVTTLAASQIPGLSVFPCLTPLGKDNSNSSSKNDALLSVLQIASGICCPPSILVVDTTMLRDLPQGRRKSVRGYRAENNSSLSNENAERGYEWFQALIQYLQTAGLKAAMSSAWAEVLQQIRHQSVDLLLICLGESAIPKEMLKALKALGDLPINLPPILILDRQLNSSRTKVQAGSEKLRKNALETIETVGNTISAQILPRSISMEELLNEVNQSLAIGRNHGKG